One Alteromonas sp. KC3 DNA segment encodes these proteins:
- a CDS encoding aspartate/glutamate racemase family protein: protein MKKLGLIGGMSWESTVSYYQAINRGVNASLGGLHSAKLLLSSVDFALIERLQHEGQWDEMANMLSEEAVCLASAGAEAILICTNTMHKVADAVEGAVTVPLLHIADATGTALQQQGISKVGLLGTQFTMEQTFYSGRLKEKFDIDVVIPDQAQRRIIHSVIYEQLCKGVICVESRKAYIEIINALCEQGAQGVILGCTEIALLVQQEHTSVRLFDTTAIHAQAAVAFALAQD from the coding sequence ATGAAGAAGCTTGGTCTAATAGGCGGTATGAGCTGGGAATCTACGGTAAGTTACTACCAAGCAATAAATCGTGGCGTCAATGCTAGCCTCGGCGGTTTGCATAGTGCCAAGCTCCTCCTTAGCAGCGTAGATTTCGCGCTGATTGAACGGCTTCAACATGAAGGCCAATGGGATGAAATGGCCAATATGCTCAGTGAAGAAGCTGTTTGTCTCGCTAGTGCTGGTGCCGAGGCTATCCTCATTTGTACTAACACCATGCACAAAGTAGCTGATGCTGTTGAAGGTGCTGTCACTGTTCCACTTTTGCATATAGCCGACGCCACAGGGACGGCTTTGCAGCAACAAGGCATTTCGAAAGTAGGGTTACTCGGCACGCAATTTACCATGGAGCAAACCTTTTACTCTGGTCGATTGAAAGAAAAGTTTGATATTGATGTCGTCATTCCCGATCAGGCGCAACGACGTATTATACACAGCGTTATTTATGAACAATTATGCAAGGGCGTGATTTGTGTTGAGTCGCGTAAGGCGTATATTGAGATCATTAATGCACTGTGTGAACAAGGTGCCCAAGGCGTTATTTTGGGGTGCACAGAAATTGCGTTATTAGTACAACAAGAGCACACCTCAGTTCGTCTTTTTGACACCACTGCTATTCATGCACAAGCCGCAGTGGCATTTGCGCTCGCGCAAGACTAA
- a CDS encoding class I SAM-dependent DNA methyltransferase, translating to MTPEQTGQAYDSITHLWTRDGFNRENGLAAYEKALSFLPAHLVEENGTALDVGCGCTNRFIPIIETAGLSYEGIDISEKMLKIARTSMPAHTFHQGDICTFELPKHYAFISAWDSFWHLPLAQHAPVLKKLVENLPSKGVLLFSCGGVDESGSHTNTTMGPEVYYASLGINGYISWLLELGCHIRHLEYDQYPEQHTVVVAQKQ from the coding sequence GTGACACCAGAGCAAACAGGGCAGGCCTACGACAGCATCACACATTTGTGGACCAGAGACGGCTTTAACCGTGAAAATGGGCTTGCTGCCTATGAAAAAGCCCTGTCCTTTTTGCCTGCGCACCTAGTAGAAGAAAATGGTACTGCGTTAGACGTGGGTTGTGGCTGTACTAACCGCTTTATCCCAATTATTGAAACTGCCGGGCTTAGTTATGAAGGTATTGATATATCAGAGAAAATGTTAAAAATCGCGCGTACATCAATGCCTGCCCATACATTTCACCAAGGTGATATCTGTACGTTTGAACTGCCCAAGCACTATGCATTTATCAGCGCATGGGACAGTTTTTGGCACCTTCCTTTAGCGCAGCATGCCCCCGTACTCAAAAAGCTGGTTGAAAACTTACCCTCAAAAGGTGTACTTCTTTTCAGCTGTGGTGGTGTGGACGAATCGGGTAGCCATACGAATACAACCATGGGGCCAGAAGTCTACTATGCGTCTTTAGGCATAAATGGGTATATCTCGTGGCTTCTAGAGTTAGGTTGCCACATTAGACACCTTGAATACGACCAATATCCTGAACAACACACTGTAGTTGTAGCGCAAAAACAATAG
- the cyoE gene encoding heme o synthase — MAKSVSIASRTTRHHHTVSWRDYYEMTKPNVVMLLLLTALVGMCLATPTWVNAVTLICGLAGIGMLSASAAVINHVVDHKIDSMMARTFNRPVAKGKVTVSNALWFAFGLGVVGFAVLALFVNMLTAWLTLASLVGYAFIYTMYLKRATPQNIVIGGLAGAAPPLLGWTAVTGEVHAHALLLVLIIFTWTPPHFWALAIHREKDYAKAQVPMLPVTHGVSFTKTSVLLYTVLLGLVCLMPYLIGMSDLIYLIGSSALNLGFLAYALKLKFAADSQTAMKTFRFSIIHLMVLFVVLLLDHYVPISL; from the coding sequence ATGGCTAAATCAGTATCTATTGCTTCTCGCACTACACGCCATCATCACACGGTATCGTGGCGCGATTATTATGAAATGACCAAGCCTAACGTGGTGATGTTGCTTTTATTAACGGCATTAGTGGGTATGTGCTTAGCAACGCCAACGTGGGTAAACGCGGTGACCCTGATCTGCGGCTTAGCAGGCATTGGTATGCTTTCGGCGTCAGCCGCAGTGATTAATCATGTGGTTGACCACAAAATTGACAGCATGATGGCGCGCACATTTAACCGCCCTGTGGCGAAAGGAAAAGTCACAGTGTCTAACGCCTTGTGGTTTGCTTTTGGTCTAGGTGTGGTGGGTTTTGCGGTATTAGCACTTTTTGTCAACATGCTTACGGCATGGCTGACATTGGCGAGTCTGGTTGGCTATGCGTTTATCTATACTATGTACCTTAAACGTGCTACGCCACAAAATATTGTGATAGGTGGCTTGGCTGGTGCAGCACCTCCTTTGTTGGGATGGACAGCGGTCACTGGCGAAGTGCATGCCCATGCGCTGCTTTTAGTACTGATTATCTTCACATGGACGCCACCTCATTTCTGGGCCCTCGCTATCCACAGAGAAAAAGATTACGCTAAAGCACAAGTGCCCATGCTGCCAGTGACTCATGGCGTGTCGTTTACAAAGACCTCGGTATTACTTTATACGGTACTATTGGGCCTTGTATGTTTAATGCCCTATCTTATTGGCATGAGCGATCTCATTTACCTCATCGGATCAAGTGCGTTAAACCTTGGCTTTCTTGCTTATGCACTGAAGCTTAAATTTGCCGCTGATAGCCAAACGGCAATGAAAACTTTTAGGTTCTCAATTATTCATCTCATGGTATTGTTTGTAGTATTGCTGTTAGATCACTACGTACCTATAAGTTTATGA
- a CDS encoding MATE family efflux transporter — translation MPRSSNAQPAFFSDHTRLLALALPMILANITTPLLGLVDTAVLGHMSMPAMLAGASIGALILTQIYWVCGFLRMSSTGLSAQAKGSNEAHYESAKVLWQTIAVALVLGISILAFQKPIVQVGLNLTNPNVNVATHLSDYFYARVWGAPAAMLNLALVGWLVGQQKTRSVMTIQIVGNLLNAGLDVLFVFGLGLSVAGVAYASVIAEYSMAVMSLAVALKCVGDVSISAAWFNRAARKVLLKLNGDMLIRNLALQACLAFLTIQGARYGEVPAAVNAILMQFFVLIALGLDGIAYGVEALVGEAKGARNVHEINRRTYQGLLWSSLFAVLYSVVFLFAGERIVALLTQHVAIIDAALPYLPLMVLLPLLGHWCFLYDGVFVGLTCAESMRNTMVISALFVFFPIWYITQHQGNVSLWYALLAFLFARGVTLGWTFYRMDKLA, via the coding sequence ATGCCTCGCTCTTCCAATGCTCAGCCTGCTTTTTTCAGCGATCATACGCGGCTACTTGCCTTGGCATTGCCAATGATTCTGGCAAATATTACAACCCCGTTACTTGGCCTAGTCGACACCGCTGTACTGGGGCATATGTCAATGCCCGCTATGTTAGCAGGTGCATCGATAGGTGCACTAATATTGACGCAAATATATTGGGTATGCGGCTTTTTGAGAATGTCATCAACAGGCTTAAGTGCTCAGGCCAAAGGCAGTAACGAAGCACACTATGAATCGGCGAAAGTGTTGTGGCAGACCATTGCGGTTGCACTTGTTCTTGGTATTAGCATACTGGCCTTCCAAAAACCGATTGTCCAAGTTGGTTTGAATCTTACTAACCCGAATGTAAATGTCGCTACCCACCTCAGTGACTATTTTTACGCACGAGTATGGGGTGCGCCTGCTGCTATGCTGAATTTAGCGCTAGTAGGGTGGCTGGTGGGTCAGCAAAAAACGCGCAGCGTAATGACTATACAAATTGTCGGTAACCTATTGAATGCCGGCCTAGACGTCTTATTTGTATTTGGTCTTGGTTTGTCGGTTGCTGGTGTGGCTTATGCCAGCGTTATCGCTGAATACAGTATGGCGGTAATGTCATTGGCAGTTGCCCTTAAATGCGTGGGTGATGTGTCTATTTCAGCTGCGTGGTTTAACCGCGCTGCACGTAAAGTGCTGCTGAAGCTTAATGGTGACATGCTCATTCGCAATCTAGCGCTTCAGGCCTGTTTAGCATTTTTAACTATTCAAGGCGCGCGGTATGGCGAAGTACCTGCAGCGGTGAATGCCATACTTATGCAGTTTTTCGTGCTTATCGCGCTTGGACTTGACGGTATAGCATACGGGGTAGAAGCCTTGGTCGGAGAAGCGAAAGGTGCAAGGAACGTCCACGAAATCAATCGGCGGACATATCAAGGGCTACTGTGGTCGTCACTGTTTGCAGTACTCTACAGTGTTGTATTTTTGTTTGCGGGTGAGCGTATCGTTGCGTTACTGACGCAGCATGTGGCTATTATCGACGCTGCACTTCCCTACTTACCCTTAATGGTTTTATTGCCTTTGCTGGGACATTGGTGCTTTTTATACGACGGTGTATTTGTGGGTCTTACGTGCGCAGAGTCGATGCGTAATACCATGGTGATAAGTGCACTGTTTGTCTTTTTCCCTATTTGGTATATCACGCAACATCAAGGCAATGTTAGTTTGTGGTATGCCTTGCTTGCGTTCTTATTTGCGCGGGGTGTTACATTGGGGTGGACGTTCTATAGAATGGACAAGTTGGCGTAG
- a CDS encoding COX15/CtaA family protein, whose amino-acid sequence MKKLTLFSLFLAAVVIILGAYTRLTDAGLGCPDWPGCYGNLTVPLSEDKVAAANAAYPERPVEAFKAWNEMIHRYFAGTLGLCVLAIAIMAVRQRKTGTPLKLPLILLALIIFQAALGMWTVTLNLLPVVVMGHLLGGFSVLSCLFILYLRLRRRDTSNNEVTKDHSASAHSSSQKLRLLAFVGIAVVVTQIALGGWTSANYAALACTEMPVCESGWQQRLDFAGAYSVPDADNYEFGAHDYDERVTMHIMHRAGALVTFFYVLALGIAVLVSRATSVAQKRISLFMLGSLVVQVALGISNIVFMLPLAVAVMHNAVGAVLLLSLLNLVFSFVVSAPSKVKRAHDATSPSRYTASGAAMPAASFSSHSLTKAPGGFHG is encoded by the coding sequence ATGAAAAAATTGACCTTATTTAGTCTCTTTCTTGCTGCTGTGGTGATTATTCTTGGTGCTTATACTCGCTTAACGGATGCTGGGCTAGGTTGTCCTGATTGGCCAGGGTGTTATGGCAATTTAACAGTACCACTCAGTGAAGACAAAGTTGCTGCTGCCAACGCGGCATATCCTGAACGACCCGTGGAAGCATTTAAAGCATGGAATGAAATGATACATCGCTATTTTGCGGGCACACTAGGGTTGTGTGTGCTTGCCATTGCCATTATGGCGGTGCGTCAGCGTAAAACGGGTACGCCATTAAAACTACCGCTGATATTACTTGCGCTTATCATCTTCCAGGCTGCATTGGGTATGTGGACAGTAACGCTTAATCTACTGCCAGTGGTTGTAATGGGACACCTTCTTGGTGGGTTTAGTGTGCTGTCTTGCCTCTTTATTCTGTATTTAAGGCTTCGGCGTCGCGACACTTCGAATAATGAAGTAACTAAGGATCACAGTGCTAGTGCGCATTCATCATCGCAGAAACTGCGCCTTTTGGCTTTTGTGGGTATTGCAGTAGTCGTAACACAAATAGCGCTTGGTGGTTGGACATCCGCCAATTACGCCGCCTTAGCATGTACTGAGATGCCCGTATGTGAAAGCGGCTGGCAGCAACGCCTCGATTTTGCTGGCGCTTACAGTGTACCTGACGCCGACAACTATGAGTTTGGCGCTCATGACTATGATGAGCGGGTCACTATGCATATTATGCATCGCGCAGGTGCGCTGGTAACGTTTTTCTACGTTCTAGCACTTGGTATTGCTGTATTGGTCTCACGGGCAACCAGTGTGGCGCAAAAACGCATTAGCCTATTTATGCTAGGAAGTTTAGTCGTACAGGTGGCCTTGGGCATTAGTAACATTGTCTTTATGCTGCCCCTTGCCGTTGCCGTAATGCACAACGCTGTCGGAGCAGTGTTATTACTTTCACTCCTTAATCTGGTGTTCTCGTTTGTTGTAAGTGCACCGAGTAAAGTTAAACGCGCTCACGACGCAACAAGTCCATCTCGCTATACCGCATCAGGCGCGGCAATGCCTGCGGCATCTTTTTCATCACACTCGCTTACTAAAGCACCCGGAGGCTTCCATGGCTAA
- a CDS encoding DUF2909 domain-containing protein, with product MIKIVLVALVIYMIVNLFLAMRVMMKNDPKNGPMSKYIGRRVLTSAVIVVLILIAIGTGLITPNPRPY from the coding sequence ATGATAAAAATTGTCCTTGTTGCCCTAGTGATATACATGATTGTTAACTTATTTCTGGCAATGCGCGTAATGATGAAAAACGACCCCAAAAATGGCCCAATGAGCAAATATATTGGGCGTCGTGTTCTTACCTCTGCGGTTATTGTTGTGCTTATTCTTATTGCTATAGGTACAGGGTTAATCACGCCGAACCCACGGCCTTACTAG
- a CDS encoding cytochrome c oxidase subunit 3 — translation MQQEYQKYYVPAQSPWPIVGAVALFLIAVGAGNFVVETTRGESGFGGHILSAGIIVLLVMLVGWFKNQIDESMSGLYSDQLGRSYRQGMSWFIFSEVMFFAAFFGALYYARFIAVPWLGGASNNAMTNEVLWPTFEAMWPLVTTPGGITTQEMSAAGLPTINTVILLISSITLHFAHVGLEQNKRKQLTLMLGITILLGCGFLFLQVEEYIHAYQELGLTLQSGIYGNTFFMLTGFHGMHVTLGTIILIVLFFRVLKGHFTPENHFAFQAGSWYWHFVDVVWVMLYIFVYVL, via the coding sequence ATGCAGCAAGAATATCAAAAATACTATGTACCCGCCCAAAGCCCATGGCCGATAGTTGGTGCGGTAGCGCTGTTTCTAATCGCCGTTGGCGCAGGCAATTTTGTGGTAGAAACAACTCGAGGAGAGTCAGGTTTCGGTGGCCACATTCTTTCAGCAGGCATCATTGTTTTACTTGTGATGTTAGTGGGATGGTTCAAAAACCAAATAGATGAGTCGATGTCGGGTCTTTATAGCGACCAACTTGGTCGCTCGTATCGACAAGGCATGAGTTGGTTTATCTTCTCTGAAGTTATGTTTTTCGCCGCCTTTTTTGGTGCGCTTTACTACGCACGCTTTATCGCGGTGCCGTGGTTAGGTGGTGCGTCGAATAATGCGATGACAAACGAGGTCTTATGGCCGACCTTTGAGGCAATGTGGCCTTTGGTCACTACGCCAGGTGGCATTACCACACAAGAAATGAGTGCGGCTGGGTTACCTACTATCAATACGGTAATTCTGCTTATTTCTTCAATCACTTTGCATTTTGCCCATGTGGGGTTAGAGCAGAACAAGCGTAAACAACTTACGTTAATGCTTGGTATCACGATTTTACTGGGTTGCGGCTTCCTGTTCTTACAGGTGGAAGAATACATTCATGCATACCAAGAGCTAGGTCTCACATTGCAATCAGGTATCTATGGCAACACGTTCTTCATGCTCACAGGGTTCCACGGTATGCACGTGACCTTGGGTACTATTATCTTGATCGTGCTGTTTTTTAGAGTATTGAAAGGCCACTTTACGCCTGAAAATCACTTCGCATTCCAAGCGGGAAGTTGGTATTGGCACTTTGTCGATGTGGTGTGGGTAATGCTTTATATCTTTGTTTACGTACTCTAA
- the nfuA gene encoding Fe-S biogenesis protein NfuA, producing MITISEEAQAHFVKLLSKQESGTNIRVFVVNPGTSSAECGVSYCPPDAVEPTDTRLPFNGFDAVVDEESAPYLDEAEIDYVTDQMGSQLTLKAPNAKARKVADDAPLAERINYMIESEINPQLASHGGNVVLTELTDDGYAILQFGGGCNGCSMVDVTLKEGIEKQMLEQFAGELNGVRDATEHQAGEHSYY from the coding sequence ATGATTACTATATCAGAAGAAGCCCAGGCTCACTTCGTAAAACTGCTGAGTAAACAAGAGTCTGGCACGAATATTCGTGTATTCGTCGTAAACCCAGGCACATCGTCGGCAGAGTGTGGCGTGTCCTATTGTCCACCTGACGCAGTTGAACCTACTGATACGCGATTACCGTTCAATGGGTTTGATGCAGTGGTCGACGAAGAGAGTGCACCTTACCTCGACGAAGCAGAAATCGATTATGTCACTGACCAAATGGGCTCTCAGCTTACGCTAAAAGCACCTAATGCCAAAGCACGCAAGGTGGCCGACGATGCCCCACTTGCTGAGCGCATCAACTACATGATCGAGTCTGAAATTAATCCTCAGTTGGCGAGTCACGGTGGCAACGTAGTACTTACTGAGCTGACTGACGATGGCTACGCCATTCTTCAATTCGGCGGCGGCTGTAATGGTTGCTCGATGGTAGACGTAACGCTTAAAGAAGGCATTGAAAAGCAAATGCTTGAACAGTTCGCAGGCGAATTAAACGGTGTACGTGACGCAACAGAACACCAAGCTGGCGAGCACTCTTACTACTAG
- a CDS encoding SURF1 family protein → MSQRSRTLLPWLLTALSVAIMCALGYWQLERMVQKQQRLASIAQKQGNGSMSLMTALSQNDPRDIKVTFDGVPDASHLIYLDNQIQNQRVGFDVVVPVNTNAGWVLVNYGWVPAPDLLRTLPTIELDKSLTQFEGVVSLPSDNPLVKETNNNLSQFPALIQQYDFGALSDGLGVTLLPIVIQLTTENPAFVREYQPVVMSPEKHLGYAVQWFGLAIAAAAIGGFAISKKGRSYE, encoded by the coding sequence ATGTCTCAGCGTTCTCGCACATTACTGCCTTGGCTCCTTACTGCCCTAAGTGTGGCAATAATGTGTGCGTTAGGCTATTGGCAGTTAGAGCGCATGGTACAAAAGCAACAACGTCTCGCTAGCATAGCGCAAAAGCAAGGCAATGGAAGTATGAGTTTGATGACTGCACTTTCGCAAAACGACCCCCGAGATATCAAGGTAACGTTCGATGGCGTGCCAGATGCGAGTCATCTCATTTATCTTGATAATCAGATACAAAACCAACGGGTGGGCTTCGATGTTGTTGTGCCGGTTAACACCAATGCGGGTTGGGTTTTGGTCAACTACGGCTGGGTCCCAGCTCCAGATTTACTGCGTACTCTGCCTACAATAGAGCTAGATAAGTCACTTACACAATTTGAAGGTGTTGTTTCACTACCCTCTGATAATCCACTTGTGAAAGAAACCAACAACAATCTCTCTCAATTTCCTGCGCTAATTCAACAGTATGACTTCGGCGCACTCAGTGACGGGCTGGGCGTGACGCTATTGCCCATCGTTATTCAACTTACTACGGAAAATCCTGCGTTCGTGCGCGAGTATCAACCCGTGGTGATGTCTCCTGAAAAGCACCTTGGTTATGCAGTGCAGTGGTTCGGCTTGGCCATTGCTGCGGCTGCCATTGGTGGTTTTGCAATAAGTAAGAAAGGACGTAGTTATGAGTAA
- a CDS encoding GNAT family N-acetyltransferase, translated as MDIKIRLGVASDAAQTTPLILSAAESLLTSIFGHNQNKTAEGYLFHAWQLGGGQYGYNNHWVAEKEGEVLGVITSWHSKLGAAFDRATLDSITSYFTLDEAMNVLMRNQTVAVNLTPPDNTELMLGHLAIAPTGQRKGIGTALVDAMHKRAEKLKKRKLVLDVELANVDAIRFYQHVGFSEESINKGFIRFARDV; from the coding sequence ATGGATATCAAAATCAGGCTAGGAGTGGCGTCTGATGCCGCTCAAACGACTCCACTTATTCTCAGCGCTGCGGAGTCATTATTAACTTCTATTTTCGGACACAATCAAAATAAAACCGCTGAAGGGTACCTTTTTCATGCATGGCAACTGGGTGGTGGTCAATATGGCTACAACAATCACTGGGTTGCTGAGAAAGAAGGTGAAGTACTTGGGGTTATCACTTCCTGGCATAGCAAGTTAGGGGCAGCATTTGACCGCGCTACACTTGATAGCATCACCTCGTATTTCACACTTGATGAAGCGATGAACGTACTGATGCGCAATCAGACGGTCGCAGTCAATTTAACGCCGCCTGACAATACTGAACTTATGCTTGGGCACCTTGCAATCGCCCCGACAGGTCAGCGCAAAGGTATTGGCACTGCTTTAGTCGACGCAATGCACAAAAGAGCAGAAAAGCTGAAAAAGCGAAAGCTTGTACTTGATGTCGAGTTGGCCAATGTGGACGCTATTCGCTTTTACCAACATGTCGGTTTTAGCGAAGAGTCTATTAACAAAGGTTTTATTCGTTTTGCCCGTGATGTTTAG
- a CDS encoding polysaccharide deacetylase family protein, whose protein sequence is MLINLIRSWIRSSASLNSVPSPASMMTIVCATLFGVISLIATASSSDQAPPIPNATILLYHHVSNETPPSTSISPSDFKAHMEYLKANHTVVPLQDVVAALKANTPLPDKAVAITFDDGFANILENAHPVLTNMDFPYTIFINPDEIDVGPKQLTWEQVKRMLNDGVTFANHTLDHLHMLNDEQSLGESVWLDKVWQNVASAERKINDQIGVSLKYLAYPFGEYNLSLAAKLKEEGYVGFGQHSGAVGPHSDLQALPRFPAAGPYANLNSLKTKLNSLAMPVTHSSLQEPRLTDRKLSDPITLTIESDDMRTSQVTCFFKGDAIETRSKGNTVSFRINDTLPIGRSRINCTAPSIKAQGRYYWYSQPFFIADKAGRYPD, encoded by the coding sequence ATGCTAATCAATTTAATTCGGTCTTGGATAAGGTCCTCAGCATCCTTGAATTCGGTCCCATCCCCCGCGTCTATGATGACTATAGTGTGCGCCACTTTATTCGGTGTTATCTCACTAATCGCAACCGCGTCATCGTCCGACCAAGCGCCACCTATACCCAATGCGACTATTTTGCTGTATCACCATGTATCAAATGAAACGCCACCAAGCACCAGTATTTCTCCAAGTGATTTCAAAGCACATATGGAATACTTAAAGGCCAATCACACCGTCGTGCCCCTACAAGATGTTGTGGCCGCACTTAAGGCCAATACGCCCTTACCAGATAAAGCGGTCGCCATCACGTTTGATGACGGCTTTGCCAATATTTTGGAAAATGCCCACCCAGTACTGACTAATATGGACTTTCCTTACACCATATTTATCAACCCAGATGAAATCGACGTGGGCCCTAAACAGCTAACGTGGGAACAAGTTAAGCGTATGTTGAATGACGGGGTAACCTTTGCCAACCACACGCTAGATCACCTGCATATGCTCAATGATGAGCAGTCGTTGGGCGAATCGGTATGGCTGGATAAAGTGTGGCAAAACGTGGCGAGCGCTGAACGCAAAATAAATGACCAAATTGGTGTCAGCTTAAAGTACTTAGCCTACCCTTTTGGCGAGTACAACCTCAGCTTAGCAGCAAAGTTAAAAGAAGAGGGCTACGTTGGTTTTGGACAACATTCAGGCGCAGTAGGGCCGCATAGCGACTTACAAGCACTACCTCGGTTTCCAGCAGCTGGCCCCTACGCCAACCTTAATAGTTTAAAGACAAAGTTAAACAGTCTGGCTATGCCTGTTACGCACTCATCACTTCAAGAACCTCGCTTAACAGATCGTAAGCTTAGCGACCCTATCACTCTTACAATAGAAAGTGATGATATGCGCACCTCACAGGTCACGTGCTTTTTTAAAGGTGATGCCATTGAGACCCGAAGTAAAGGCAATACCGTGTCTTTTCGCATTAACGACACACTGCCAATAGGTCGCTCTCGCATAAACTGTACCGCCCCATCAATAAAAGCGCAGGGACGATACTACTGGTATTCACAGCCATTCTTTATTGCTGATAAAGCGGGGCGATACCCTGACTAA
- a CDS encoding SCO family protein encodes MNQRILVGIVAFVALCVGIVGALYIAPPNADNKHQPKHFQAYPEPRALSPFSLTDHQGNSFTNSSLQGQWSLVFVGYTFCPDICPTTMAELNSVYPQLQAIESDEPIRVIFVSVDPKRDSINRLSEYVSYFNKEFVAVTGEHKALFPFVRNLGMMYAIAESTDNPNYLVDHSASVVLIDPQARVIGRFKPRREPGKLSISDSQQILEDMPVIISK; translated from the coding sequence ATGAATCAACGGATTTTAGTTGGAATAGTCGCATTTGTTGCACTGTGTGTGGGCATTGTTGGGGCGCTTTATATCGCCCCACCAAATGCTGACAATAAGCACCAGCCTAAACATTTTCAGGCTTACCCCGAGCCTAGAGCGCTATCACCATTTTCGCTAACCGATCATCAAGGTAATAGCTTTACGAATAGTTCACTACAAGGCCAATGGAGTCTGGTTTTTGTCGGCTATACTTTTTGCCCTGATATTTGCCCAACTACCATGGCTGAACTCAACAGCGTATACCCGCAGCTTCAAGCGATAGAAAGTGACGAGCCTATCCGTGTTATATTTGTGTCTGTTGACCCAAAACGTGACTCAATAAATAGACTTTCTGAATATGTGAGCTATTTTAATAAAGAGTTCGTTGCAGTTACTGGTGAGCACAAAGCCCTTTTTCCTTTCGTTCGCAACTTGGGCATGATGTACGCAATTGCTGAAAGTACTGACAATCCGAACTACTTAGTTGACCATAGTGCGTCTGTCGTACTTATCGACCCACAAGCCAGGGTGATAGGAAGATTTAAACCCAGAAGAGAGCCAGGAAAGCTGTCGATAAGTGATTCTCAGCAAATACTGGAAGATATGCCAGTTATAATCTCGAAGTAG
- a CDS encoding VOC family protein — MFSHVMIGANDLDASKRFYDAILGILGYDEGVFDEYGRVFYYTPKGILALTKPINGEAATHGNGTTLGLAARTPDIVDEWHKVGCENGGIACEDPPGIRGNDKRQLYLAYLRDPAGNKLCATHVIR; from the coding sequence ATGTTTAGCCATGTAATGATTGGAGCCAACGACTTAGACGCATCGAAGCGATTTTATGACGCCATATTAGGTATTTTGGGTTACGACGAAGGCGTTTTTGACGAGTACGGACGGGTTTTTTACTACACACCCAAAGGAATTTTAGCGTTAACCAAGCCGATTAATGGCGAAGCGGCAACGCATGGCAATGGTACAACACTTGGGCTGGCGGCACGCACACCAGATATCGTTGATGAATGGCATAAAGTCGGTTGCGAAAACGGTGGTATAGCATGTGAAGATCCACCGGGCATACGTGGCAATGACAAGCGACAACTGTATCTTGCGTACCTGCGTGATCCTGCGGGCAACAAACTGTGTGCTACTCACGTTATTCGTTAG
- a CDS encoding cytochrome c oxidase assembly protein, with protein sequence MSQQNANNKMVLKLIVIVIGMFGFGFALVPLYDVFCDVTGINGKTENSASVYQAVEIDTSREVTVEFITRTNTGMPWEFRAETKRVKVHPGELNTVSFYVRNPASSNIVAQAIPSVSPGTAALYLNKTECFCFNQQPLDAGSEAYMPMQFYVDPQLPKEITYFTLQYTLYDVTARASDLTTKPNPFMVDTSQSGE encoded by the coding sequence ATGTCACAACAAAACGCAAATAATAAAATGGTGTTAAAGCTTATTGTCATCGTCATAGGTATGTTTGGCTTTGGATTTGCGTTAGTACCACTTTACGATGTGTTTTGTGATGTCACCGGTATTAACGGCAAAACGGAAAACTCGGCATCAGTGTATCAAGCGGTTGAAATTGATACATCTCGTGAAGTGACGGTGGAGTTTATTACTCGCACCAATACGGGAATGCCTTGGGAATTTCGCGCAGAAACTAAGCGCGTAAAAGTACATCCTGGAGAGTTAAATACCGTTTCGTTTTATGTCAGAAACCCAGCGTCAAGCAACATTGTGGCGCAAGCAATACCGTCAGTTTCCCCTGGCACCGCAGCACTTTACCTCAATAAAACGGAATGCTTTTGCTTTAACCAGCAACCGTTAGACGCAGGAAGTGAAGCGTACATGCCCATGCAATTTTATGTCGACCCACAGCTTCCTAAAGAAATTACCTATTTTACATTGCAGTACACACTCTATGACGTCACCGCGAGAGCAAGTGACCTAACGACAAAACCGAATCCCTTCATGGTAGATACATCGCAAAGCGGTGAATAA